From the genome of Aerococcus urinaehominis:
TAAGAGGCCTGTGGGTATTTATTGTGACTGTGGTTGTCTTTCGCTATATTGCATATATGGCCTTTGGTGTTTATGCGATGCCAAACCAGGCTCTATATACGAATATAATTTGGTCCTTTAGCTTAGGCCTTGCAGTGGGATTAGTTTTTACTATATTGCAACGCTTTCTTCGCCGCCAAGATCGTTCTGGTAAGGTCAAGCAATTTACTAGCTTTTTTGCTGTGAATTGCCTAGGCTACCATCTTGCTTATTTTTTGCATTACCAGGTTGATCTATTAGAATTCGCTGTGCGCATCTTTTTAGATATCCTGGCCGTTGCTTTGGCTAGCTATATCGTTGTCAATTTTCAAATTGAACACCCGTCCCAGGACCGGCCTCAACATGACCATTAAAAAGGAGACATTTATGAAAATTCAAATTTGGAGCGATTTTACTTGCCCCTTTTGTTATATAGCTAAGGCCAATCTAGACCAGGCCTTAGCTCAATTAGGTCTAGACCAGAGTCTTGACCTTGAGTATAAGTCCTTCCAGCTCCATCCGGACTTGGATTCAGCTAAGTATCAGACTTATCTGAACTTCCTTGATCATTTGGGGTGGGATGATGAAAAAATCAAAGACTTTAGCCAACAGATAGCAGTCCTAGGTCAGTCAGCGCAGGTAAATATTGAAATCGATAAACTACCAGCAGTTAATACCTTGGATGCCCATCGACTTTACCAATATGCTAAGGAGCAAGGCAAGGGCTTGGCCTATTTTACTAGTTTGAGTCAGGCCTATTTTGAGGACCAAGCTGATTTATCTGACCATAATGTTTTAATAAACCTAGCTAGCAATCTAGATTTGGACCAGGATGAGCTATCCTTAATTTTGGCAGATAAGTCAGCTTATACTGGCCAAGTTAACCAAGATATTTTTCAAGCTGGTGCCATAGGTGTCGAAGGGGTTCCCTTTATGGCGCTAGCAGGCAAGTATGCGATACCAGGTCTGCAAAGTGCTGAGATTTATAGCCAGGCTATCCAACAAATTTCCCAGGCTGAATAGGGATTGCAGACCCCAATAATAATCGGTAAAATGAGCATGAATAGCTGCTAGCCAGCCAAGGAGGGCTAAAATGACGGACGTATTTTTAGGCGATTCGATTACCCGAGCCCATAAATCAAGTCGCATTCAGGACCTAGGACAGGGCTATGTCCAACTGGTTTATAATTTGTTAGCTGACCAGTCCCTTCAGCTCCACTTTATTAACCAGGGGCATAACGGGGCTAAGTTAGTGGATTTACTTTTTTATTTGGACCAAGATTTGGGTCAAGTAGTCGCTGACCAGCCAGTTAGGCGTATTTTCCTCATGGCTGGGGTTAATGAACTTTGGCAAGCTTTGGATTATAGCGATGAGGCTTGGAGACAGTATCTGCGTAAGTTTGCTGGTCAGGCGCGACAATATCTAACTAGTATTCGCCAAACTAGCCCCGAATCTGAGCTTTGGTTGCTTTTGCCAGTTGCTAATTTCTCTGGGAGAGGGCAAGACCGTTTAAGAGATTTGCAAGCTACTTGGCAAGGTCTTGCCGAGGAGCTGGCAGTTAATTACTTGAATTTGCAAGACTTACTAAGCCCTGGTGACTTTTTGCCCGACCAGGTTCATCTTAAAGTGAGCGGTCATGAGCAGATAGCCCAGGCTGTGGTAGCCCAGGCCTTTAGGTTTGACCAATAATTAATAAGGAGGCCAATATCATGGCAAAGGTAACCAATTTAACATTAAGACATAAGGTGCTCTATCATATCTATGTGGCTAATTTTACCGAAGCTGGCACTATCCAGGGCATTATTCCTGAGCTAGGGCGCTTAAAAAAATTAGGTGTCGATATTATTCAGCTAGAGCCCATTTTTAAAGCTAGTCCTAATGAAGATGGGACGATTGATCCTTATTTAGTCCAGGGCTTGGAAGAGATTGATCCACGCTATGGCGAGGTCGAAGATTTATTAGCCTTGAGCCAGGCGGTGCATGACCAAGATATGCAGCTCATGTTGTCTGTGCCTATGGTAAGTTTTTCTAGCGATTCCCCCTTAATTCAAGCTCACCCGGACTTCTTTTTACGGAATGACCAGGGTGAATTTTACTCACGTTTTATTCCAGAAGGCAGGGCCTGTGACCTAGATTACACCAATCCTAAGCTCTGGGATTATTTGATTAAGTATCTAGAGTACTGGGCCTATTATGTGGATGGTTATTCAGTGCCAGCGGCTGCTCTAATCCGTCCTGAATTCTGGACTTCAGCGCGGGCTGAGGTGGAAGACGTCCACCCGTACTTTTATTGGGCTGGTGGCCAGCTAGACGAGGTCACCATGCGACGTCTCCAAAGTCAACGTATCCAATATTGGAGTGAAGGTGAGTTGTATGCCAATTTTGATATGTTAGATGAGGCAGTTTACAGCCATTTTCGTCAGTACTACCGAGACCAAAAGATTTCTCTCAATAACTATATGCTAGTTTTTAGTCGGGAAGAAATTATGTCGCCTTGGACCTATGTCCGCATGCGAGGAACCGAACTAATTTATGATGCTGGCCAAAACCGAATTGCCCAATGGTCTCCAACAATGGAGATTTTAGAAACCTGGACAGCTTTCACCTTTTTTGTTAAAGGAATCACTAGTTTAGTAATGGGCCAAGAATATGCTTTAACTGAGCCCATTCCTACCATGACTGACCAAGCCATTGATTGGACGATTAATCATGACCTAAGCCCGCTGATGAAAAAGTTATCTGATATCAAAAAGAGGGAAGTTTGTAAGAGTGGCTACCACCTGATTAGTGGTGTCGACAACCATACCATCAAGGCCAGCTACCATTACTATAACCAAAATTTGGTGGGGCTTTTCAAAGTAAAACATAAGATTGGCCCACAGTCGGTTGAAATTGGTTTTCCTGATGGTCATTATAAGAATTTACTGTCAAATCAGGATTATTATGTAAAAGATGGTATGGTGACGGTTGATATTGAACCAGTAATCCTTTCTTATGAAGGCCCTATCACGCTACCGACACTTTAGGAGGCAGAGATGATGTATAAGCTAATGGCATTTGATGTAGATGGTACCCTTGTTAATTCGGATAAAGAAATTTTGGCATCTACCCGACGAGCGATCCGCGCTGCCCACCAAGCAGGCGTGCGCACTATGATTTCATCAGGGCGGCCTGCTGCGGGTCTAGAGTTTATTGCTTTGGATTTAGGGGATGACTTAGTTGATTATTTATCTTGCTTAAATGGTAGCTTGGTTGTTGACCGTACTAGCCAAGAAAAATTGCTAGCGACTTACCTCACTGATGACCAAGTAAAAGAAATTACTAGTTTTGCCCAAGCTTTTGGTTTTGATGTTAATGGTCACGGTGACCAGCATGTCTTGGCAGCTTGGGAACCGCGCTTCCCTTATATAGCTCTGGAAGCTGAAGTTGTTCATATGCCATATAAGGTGGTTGACTTTAGTCTGCTGGACCAGCCCTTCCATAAATTGATGATCACAGGTCACCCTGAGGATTTGGTCTTCTTGCGGTCCAAGCTACCTTTGGATTGGCATGATCGTTACCATATTGTCCAATCAGCGCCTTATTTCCTTGAATTTAGTCCCTTAGGAGCCAGCAAGGGTCAGGCCCTGGCTAAGTTGGCAGAAAAACTAGGGATTGCTCAAGATCAGGTGATGGCCTTTGGCGACCAAGAAAATGATATTTCCATGTTAGAATGGGCTGGCACGGGCGTGGCCATGGGTAATGCAACCGACCAAGTTAAGGCTGTCGCCCAGTATATTACTAAATCAAATGATGACCATGGCATTGCCCAGGCTATTGAGGCATTAGTATTAGTTTAAGTTTGAGGAGGGGCTATGCGAGCTATCGAAGAAATTTTTGCCAGCTACGAGGGACGTCCCTTGGGGGTTGAGCGCTTTTATGCAGTTTTACTGCCCCTAGTCGAAATTGCTGGCCAGCAGTTTCTCTTATATGAAGTACGGGCTGCTCACATTTCCCAAGCGGGAGATGCAGCCTTCCCTGGTGGGCGATTAGAGGATGGGGAGACATTTAGGCAGGCAGCCATTCGTGAGACGGTTGAAGAAATAGGTATAGCTGCTGAAAAGATAAAAATCTTAGGCGAAATGGATTATTTCATTAATCATAAGCGAGCCATAGCTAGCTTTGTGGCCCGTTTAGAGATAGATAGTCTAGCCGACTTGTCTGTAAATACAGATGAGGTTGAGCGCGTTTTTTTGATTCCCTTGGATTATTTGATGGCTCAACCACCTCAAAGTTATGAAATTTCGTTTGACCCTCAAGTTCCGGCTGATTTTCCCTATGATAGCTTGCCTAAGCCAGGAAAACAACGTATCGGCCGTCAGCCCAATCAGAAGTTGCTTTTCTATCATTTTAAAGATGAAGTAGTCTGGGGCATGACTGCGCAATTGACCAAACGTTTTATTGATATCATCCAGGATAATTTATTAGGAGGGGCCTCGTGAAAGGGAAAGAAAAAACCTTACAGCTAACTATTTATGCCTTATTTATTGCGATATTAACGATTCAAACCTTCGTGCCAGTTTTGGGTTACCTTCCGCTGGGGCCTATTCAGGTCACTATTATTCAGATTACTGTAATTGTTGGGGCAATCTTGTTTGGTCCTAAGACGGGAATCTTGTTAGGTGGCTGCTGGGGAGGGCTACGCTTAATTAAGGCGGCTTTAGAACCCAATATTTTAAGTGCAGTTTTTCTAAACCCAATGGTGTCTTTACTCCCTAGATTATTAACTGGTCTAGTGGCGGGGGTAGCCTTCAAAACACTTAACCGCTATTTGACCAGGCAAAAGGCAGCTTTTTGGACGGGTTTGCTGGGCTCTTTAACCAATACAGTTCTGTTTTTAATGGCTGTTTATCTATTTGCAGCAGATGCTTATGCTAAGAGTCTGGGGATTCCCAAAGAGGGATTGCTATTAGCCTTGGCCACGGTAGCCGGAACTAATGGGGTCTTAGAATTAATTGCTAGCGGCATTTTGGTCCCCCTCTTGGTAAAGCCCTTAGCCAAAATCATAGATTAGGAGAGAAAGATGGAAGTTAGAACTTGTCGACAAACCCTGGCCATTCAAACTCACCGGATCCTACCTCAACACACCAATTCTTTTGGTAATATGTATGGTGGCCGGTTGCTAGACTTTTTAGATAATGTAGCATCAATTGCTGCCTCGCGGATGACTCGGACACCGGGTATGACAGCAGCCTTGGACACCATGAACTTTATTAAGCCGTTACCGGAAAACCATTCGGTATGCTTGGAGGCTTATGTAACTGGTGCTGGTAACCGTTCCCTAGAGGTTTTTGTTAAGGTTATGGGTGAGGATTTGAATAGTGGCGAACGCTATTTGGCAGCTACTGCTTTTGTCACTTATGTGGCCATTTTACAACCAGGACAGGACTTTCAAATGCCGTTACTTAAGGCTGAAAGTAAGGAAGAAAAGCTAGTTTGCGCCGGCTACCAAGATCGCCAAGCTGTGCGCAAACAAAAACGACTGGCAGATAAACAATTCCACCAAGATTTATCCACCGAGATTGTCTGGCTACAATTAGGTGACCAAGATTAGTTTGACAAAAAATCACTAATCAGTCACAATAGAAGAGAGTAGACTAGTAATTATACTATGGGTATAGAGAGTGACGGTTGGTGAAAAGTCATCCCCGCTGGTATGGTGAACCTACTACCCTAACTTGCCTTAATCCGGCACGGCCTACCCCGTTATGGTAAATGAGAGAAGTTATTAATGACTTAACAAAGGTGGTACCGCGAGTTTTTCGTCCTTTATGGGATAGGAAAACTGGCGTTTTTTTATTGAAAAGGAGATTACAATGGCAGAAGAAAAAGTTAATTTACAAACTGAAGATTTTTCTAAATGGTATTTACAGAGTATCCAACAGGCAGACTTGTTTGCTTATGGACCTGTTCGGGGGACCATGGTTTTCAAACCTAATGGCTTTGCCCTATGGAAAAAAGTTCAAGACTATTTTGAAGCTAAGATTACTGAAGAAGGCGTGAAGGGTGTTTACTTCCCGATGCTGATTCCTAAGCACTTCTTTGAAAAAGAAGCTGACCACGTGGAAGGTTTTGCGCCGGAATTACCTTGGGTGACCCAAGCAGGGGATGAAGAGTTAGAGGAGCCTCTAGCCTTGCGGCCAACTTCAGAAACCTTATTTGGTAATGCTATGTCTGACTGGATTAACTCCTACCGTGATCTACCTATGGAATTAAACCAATGGGCTAATGTTTTCCGCTGGGAGAAACGGACCCTACCATTCTTACGGACTACTGAATTTTTATGGCAAGAAGGTCACTGTGCCTATGCTACAGCTGAAGAAGGTCGTGAGCGGACGCTAACTTTCCTAGAAATTTATCGCGAAATGGTCGAAAATCTGCTGGCTATTCCAGTTTATGTTGGCCAAAAAACAGAGTCTGAGAAGTTTGCTGGTGCCGAGGCAACTTATTCCTTGGAGGCTATGGTTAAAGATACTAAGTCTGTCCAAGCTGCCACTTCGCATTTTTTAGGTACTAATTTTGCTGAGGCCTTTGATATTAAGTATCTGAATACAGAGAACGAACATGTCCATGTACATACGTCATCATGGGGGATTTCAACCCGAATTTTAGGTACGATGATTATGACTCACGGCGACGAAAAGGGCTGTGTTTTCCCACCAAAAATGGCACCGATTCAAATTGCCCTCATCCCAGCTGGAAATATCAAGAAAAACCCGCAAGTCTTAGAAAAATTGCGAGAAATTGAAGCGGAGTTAAAAGCAGCTGGCTATACGACTGAATTAGATGATTCTAATAACTCTGCTGGTTATAAATTTAATGAAGCCGAGGTGAAGGGTATACCGCTACGGGTTGAATTTGGCCCACGTGATATGGAAAATAATCAATGTATGATTAAGATGCGTGACCTTGATGACAAGGAAAGTGTCGCTTTGGATGATTTGTTAGATGTAGTTGCTGACCGTATGGACAAAATGCAAACGCGTCTCTTTGAAAAGGCTGATCAATTCCGTAAAGAAAATGAGCACTATGACATCGATACGATGGCAGAGTTAGAAGCGCACTTGGCTAAATGTGAAGAAAGTGGTCAACGTCCAGGCTGGATTTTGGCTGGTTGGGATGGTACTGAGGCATCAGAAGAAGCAATTAAGGAAGCCACCGGTTTTACGACTCGTAATATGCCTTTTGAACCTGCTGTTAAGAAGGAAACATGTATTTACTCAGGTAAACCAGCTAAATATACAGTTTGGTTAGCACGGGCTTATTAAAATTTAGTAAAAATAGTACTGGAAAGGCAGAAAACTAGTTTTGAAACGGATTTTTTCTATATAATAGACCCAATAGAAAAGAGAGGGTGGTCCTGTGGCCAAGCAAAAAAAATCCGGACGCTTTAATTGGCAGACCCTACTAGGAATTATTTTGATTTTAGTAGCCGTTGTTCTGCTAGCGCTAGAACCGATTCAAAATTACATGTTAAATAATGGTATTGAAAATAATCGGGTAGAAAATCTGACCCGCCAGGATATTGTCCAGGCTCAGCAAGCTGAGGTAACCTATGATTTTTCTGATGTGAACCCGCTAGACCCGCGTCGTGTGATTGCTGATCAGGCTGACGCCAGTCAATTACCGACAGTTGGTGCTCTGGCTATTCCGGACCTGGGGATGAACCTTCCAATTTATAAGGGTGTTTCTGATGCTGGTATGTATTTTGGCGCGGGAACGCTTAAAGCTGACCAGGCTATGGGCCAGGATAATTATGCCATCGCCAGTCACCATTCAGCTCATGAAGGGATGCTATTTGAACCTTTGATGCGCGCTCAAGTAGGTCAAACAGTCTATTTGACAGATTTAAAAAATATTTATGTCTATGAGATTGATCGGGTGGAAGAAGTAGATCCTTCCCGGGTTGATGTGATTGAAAATAATGGTCGTGATATGCTAACTATGATTACTTGTACCTTTGATTTAGCAAACCGGGTAGTAGTCCAGGCCAATCATGTGGATACAGTAGCAATCGACCAGGCAACTACTGAGATGTTAGATGCCTTTAACATTAATCAAAACATTCCAGACTAGTGAAACGACTTTAGTTCAGCTTCTTTGCTGTAGCCGTAACATTTCCAATGCGTACGGATATAGTAGGCTATGCTGGAGCCCAACTAAGCTGCTAACATTTGTATCATCGCAAGAGCCCGGGGCTTATGTCCCAGGCTTTTTTTGTCGCCATAAATGATGGCTTCTCCCCTAATCTGGGCTACTTTATCCACTTTGACTTTAAATTCCTTAATAAAAAATTACTTACTTTTTATAAGCAAACTACTTCCAATTCGATTTAATACCTGTTATAGTTGTCTTATAAAATATTTGGAGGTAACAATCAATGACTAATTTTAAAGAACTTGCTAGCAAGCGCCGGACGGTTTATCACTTAGGTCGCAATACTGAGGTCAGCCAAGAGGAAATCAGTAACTATTTAAGCCAAGTGCTTCAAGAAGTACCAACAGCTTTTAATAGTCAAACTTCTCGTATCGTTATCGTTTTTGGCGATAAGCACGAGGCCCTTTGGCAAGAAATTTACAATGTTCAAGAGCAAGTTCTTGCAGGCGATATGTGGGACATGATGTCTGGTGTGATTCAAGGGGCTCAAGCTGGACTTGGCACTGTTTTATTTTTTGAGGATCGTGACCAAGTTGCTCAAATGCCAACCAATAGCGAGCGCCAAGAAGCCTATAAACAAAATAATTCTGCTAACAATCAATATGCTGCTTGGTTAGCCCTTGCTGAATTAGGTTTAGGTGCTAGTTTGCAACACTTTAACATCGGCTATGCCCAAGGCTTCGACAAGTCAATTAAGGAATTACTTGACTTACCAGCTTCTTATGAACTAGTTGCGCAAATGCCATTTGGTTCAGTAGAAACACCTGCCCAAGAAAAAGATTACCTAGCAACTGAAGAAAAAATTCAAGTGATTGGCTAATTCTAGCCTAAGCACCAAAAACTGGACCCTGGCTAGGGCCCAGTTTTTTTATAAGAAGGAAGCTAGCAGTCTGAGTACTTTATAAATTAAAAGCCCTGCTACCGGACTGGGTAGCAGGGCTGGTTGCTTTTATAAAAATGTTGATAGCCTTTTATTTTTCTTGAGGCAAGATCAGGTTAAGGATAATGCCTACTAGAGCAGCTAGGGCAGTTCCTGATAGGGTGACTAGGTTAGGGATGTCTAAGACGGCACCACCCAGGCCAAGGACTAGCATAGCTGAAGCGATAATTAGGTTACGGACATAGTTGAAGTTGGTCCGGGCCTCGATTAATACCTTTAAACCGTTAGAAGCAATAACACCATAAAGTAAGATAGACATGCCTCCTAAAACGGAACTAGGAATTGTAGAAATAAGTGCAGTGAATTTACCCATGAAGCTGATGATAATCGCAATAAAGGCTGCGTTACGGATAACTGAAGTTGAGGCTACTCTGGTCAAACCAATCACACCGGTGTTTTCGCCGTAAGTGGTATTGGCTGGACCACCTAGGAAGGCAGAAACGACAGTTGCTACGCCATCCCCAACCAGGGTCCGGTGCAGGCCAGGCGATTTCAAGAAGTTACGACCACAGATTTCACTAAGCACCGTGTGGTCACCGATATGCTCTGATAAGGTTACCAGGGCTACTGGTAAAATTGCCCAAGTTTCTGGACCAAAATATAGTTGATAAGAGCCGAAATGACTGGTGGCAAAAGGTAATTGGAAATCTGGAATGGCAAACCAAGCGGCTTGGGCTACTGGTGTTAGGTCAACGAGACCTAAAGCTAAGGCCACGATGTAACCTGCCACAATTGATACTAGGAAGGGTACAACTCTAAAGAAACCACGCCCATATACATTGACAAAGGCACAAATTAGGAAGGTAGCTAGCGCAACTAGCATTTGCCGCCAGTCACCACCAACAACTAATTGGGCATTTTCAACAGCAGAACCTGCTAGGCTAAGCCCGATAACAATAATCATGGGTCCAATGACAATTGGAGGCAGCAGGCGGTCAATCCAGTCATTACCAATAGCTTTAATAATAAGGGC
Proteins encoded in this window:
- a CDS encoding nitroreductase family protein — translated: MTNFKELASKRRTVYHLGRNTEVSQEEISNYLSQVLQEVPTAFNSQTSRIVIVFGDKHEALWQEIYNVQEQVLAGDMWDMMSGVIQGAQAGLGTVLFFEDRDQVAQMPTNSERQEAYKQNNSANNQYAAWLALAELGLGASLQHFNIGYAQGFDKSIKELLDLPASYELVAQMPFGSVETPAQEKDYLATEEKIQVIG
- the proS gene encoding proline--tRNA ligase; the protein is MAEEKVNLQTEDFSKWYLQSIQQADLFAYGPVRGTMVFKPNGFALWKKVQDYFEAKITEEGVKGVYFPMLIPKHFFEKEADHVEGFAPELPWVTQAGDEELEEPLALRPTSETLFGNAMSDWINSYRDLPMELNQWANVFRWEKRTLPFLRTTEFLWQEGHCAYATAEEGRERTLTFLEIYREMVENLLAIPVYVGQKTESEKFAGAEATYSLEAMVKDTKSVQAATSHFLGTNFAEAFDIKYLNTENEHVHVHTSSWGISTRILGTMIMTHGDEKGCVFPPKMAPIQIALIPAGNIKKNPQVLEKLREIEAELKAAGYTTELDDSNNSAGYKFNEAEVKGIPLRVEFGPRDMENNQCMIKMRDLDDKESVALDDLLDVVADRMDKMQTRLFEKADQFRKENEHYDIDTMAELEAHLAKCEESGQRPGWILAGWDGTEASEEAIKEATGFTTRNMPFEPAVKKETCIYSGKPAKYTVWLARAY
- a CDS encoding NUDIX hydrolase, whose product is MRAIEEIFASYEGRPLGVERFYAVLLPLVEIAGQQFLLYEVRAAHISQAGDAAFPGGRLEDGETFRQAAIRETVEEIGIAAEKIKILGEMDYFINHKRAIASFVARLEIDSLADLSVNTDEVERVFLIPLDYLMAQPPQSYEISFDPQVPADFPYDSLPKPGKQRIGRQPNQKLLFYHFKDEVVWGMTAQLTKRFIDIIQDNLLGGAS
- a CDS encoding DsbA family oxidoreductase, whose translation is MKIQIWSDFTCPFCYIAKANLDQALAQLGLDQSLDLEYKSFQLHPDLDSAKYQTYLNFLDHLGWDDEKIKDFSQQIAVLGQSAQVNIEIDKLPAVNTLDAHRLYQYAKEQGKGLAYFTSLSQAYFEDQADLSDHNVLINLASNLDLDQDELSLILADKSAYTGQVNQDIFQAGAIGVEGVPFMALAGKYAIPGLQSAEIYSQAIQQISQAE
- a CDS encoding Cof-type HAD-IIB family hydrolase is translated as MYKLMAFDVDGTLVNSDKEILASTRRAIRAAHQAGVRTMISSGRPAAGLEFIALDLGDDLVDYLSCLNGSLVVDRTSQEKLLATYLTDDQVKEITSFAQAFGFDVNGHGDQHVLAAWEPRFPYIALEAEVVHMPYKVVDFSLLDQPFHKLMITGHPEDLVFLRSKLPLDWHDRYHIVQSAPYFLEFSPLGASKGQALAKLAEKLGIAQDQVMAFGDQENDISMLEWAGTGVAMGNATDQVKAVAQYITKSNDDHGIAQAIEALVLV
- a CDS encoding ECF transporter S component, whose amino-acid sequence is MKGKEKTLQLTIYALFIAILTIQTFVPVLGYLPLGPIQVTIIQITVIVGAILFGPKTGILLGGCWGGLRLIKAALEPNILSAVFLNPMVSLLPRLLTGLVAGVAFKTLNRYLTRQKAAFWTGLLGSLTNTVLFLMAVYLFAADAYAKSLGIPKEGLLLALATVAGTNGVLELIASGILVPLLVKPLAKIID
- a CDS encoding class A sortase, producing MAKQKKSGRFNWQTLLGIILILVAVVLLALEPIQNYMLNNGIENNRVENLTRQDIVQAQQAEVTYDFSDVNPLDPRRVIADQADASQLPTVGALAIPDLGMNLPIYKGVSDAGMYFGAGTLKADQAMGQDNYAIASHHSAHEGMLFEPLMRAQVGQTVYLTDLKNIYVYEIDRVEEVDPSRVDVIENNGRDMLTMITCTFDLANRVVVQANHVDTVAIDQATTEMLDAFNINQNIPD
- a CDS encoding SGNH/GDSL hydrolase family protein codes for the protein MTDVFLGDSITRAHKSSRIQDLGQGYVQLVYNLLADQSLQLHFINQGHNGAKLVDLLFYLDQDLGQVVADQPVRRIFLMAGVNELWQALDYSDEAWRQYLRKFAGQARQYLTSIRQTSPESELWLLLPVANFSGRGQDRLRDLQATWQGLAEELAVNYLNLQDLLSPGDFLPDQVHLKVSGHEQIAQAVVAQAFRFDQ
- a CDS encoding solute carrier family 23 protein; the encoded protein is MHKQKMRYDIDEKPPLSTGLLLSLQHVFAMFGATILVPILLGLPVSVALFCSGIGTLIYHIATRNQVPVYLGSSFAFIGAMSYAIKQMGGDISAAQTGVILTGLVYVIAALIIKAIGNDWIDRLLPPIVIGPMIIVIGLSLAGSAVENAQLVVGGDWRQMLVALATFLICAFVNVYGRGFFRVVPFLVSIVAGYIVALALGLVDLTPVAQAAWFAIPDFQLPFATSHFGSYQLYFGPETWAILPVALVTLSEHIGDHTVLSEICGRNFLKSPGLHRTLVGDGVATVVSAFLGGPANTTYGENTGVIGLTRVASTSVIRNAAFIAIIISFMGKFTALISTIPSSVLGGMSILLYGVIASNGLKVLIEARTNFNYVRNLIIASAMLVLGLGGAVLDIPNLVTLSGTALAALVGIILNLILPQEK
- a CDS encoding acyl-CoA thioesterase → MEVRTCRQTLAIQTHRILPQHTNSFGNMYGGRLLDFLDNVASIAASRMTRTPGMTAALDTMNFIKPLPENHSVCLEAYVTGAGNRSLEVFVKVMGEDLNSGERYLAATAFVTYVAILQPGQDFQMPLLKAESKEEKLVCAGYQDRQAVRKQKRLADKQFHQDLSTEIVWLQLGDQD
- a CDS encoding alpha-amylase family glycosyl hydrolase; this translates as MAKVTNLTLRHKVLYHIYVANFTEAGTIQGIIPELGRLKKLGVDIIQLEPIFKASPNEDGTIDPYLVQGLEEIDPRYGEVEDLLALSQAVHDQDMQLMLSVPMVSFSSDSPLIQAHPDFFLRNDQGEFYSRFIPEGRACDLDYTNPKLWDYLIKYLEYWAYYVDGYSVPAAALIRPEFWTSARAEVEDVHPYFYWAGGQLDEVTMRRLQSQRIQYWSEGELYANFDMLDEAVYSHFRQYYRDQKISLNNYMLVFSREEIMSPWTYVRMRGTELIYDAGQNRIAQWSPTMEILETWTAFTFFVKGITSLVMGQEYALTEPIPTMTDQAIDWTINHDLSPLMKKLSDIKKREVCKSGYHLISGVDNHTIKASYHYYNQNLVGLFKVKHKIGPQSVEIGFPDGHYKNLLSNQDYYVKDGMVTVDIEPVILSYEGPITLPTL